In Roseofilum reptotaenium CS-1145, a single genomic region encodes these proteins:
- a CDS encoding ATP-binding protein — translation MKVNLHLVLIVPFVIQIFTVVGLTGWLSLRNGQKTVENLVTQLQRETGDRIQQHLKSYLRTPYLVNQNILDAIDLGYLNIDNPRSMERYFWKQIHNFPSVSYILVGNEEGEFYGWERLHEGGFNIDISDTLTGYAMNTYATDKQGRRTEELLHSNPDYDPRLRPWYVAPATQERSTWSNIYTYFTYPRLALTIGTPIYDQENQLKGVIGTNLILLDINQFLSQLKIGQSGQAFILERSGFLVATSTEEALFLPSTGKEELKRLMATNSQDFMTQETTHFLTGNFGDLSNISQGEQLFFKIEGERNFVDVIPYQDEFGLDWLIVIVVPESDFMRQINTNTRTTIWLCFAALGIATLLGIYTSRWISQPVLRLVESSEAMAKGNLSQQVKGGHITELKILAQTFNQMAVQLKESFDTLEQRVEERTTALRLSKERLQLVHESVNDGIWYWKIALNEVYLSPRWKKMLGYDDSEIPNQFSSWENLVHPEDLPNAKQVIQDHLQTTTETFHLEFRMRQKQGDYIWILSRAKVVERDSSGQPLRMVGSHTDISARKHAELELHVAKEMADSANRAKSEFLANMSHELRTPLNGILGYVQIMHRSQDLNQHRKGVDVIEQAGSHLLTLINDILDLAKIEARKMELFPKDLHFLSFLVGVSEIARVRAENKGITLQFLPDENLPTGIKADEKRLRQLLLNLLGNSIKFTDQGTITFSVSNPQRTAENKAKICFTVQDTGVGMSEEQMAKIFLPFEQVGSTSRRSEGTGLGLSICRQIAEMMGSEIQVKSTLGIGTTFWFEVEFPISDEWVSSGVHLSQGKIIGYTGDSTTILIVDDYPVNRVVVSEVLTPLHFRILEASNGREGLEQVEQGHPDLVITDIVMPEMDGYDFARIVRESYSQELPIIAASASVSLNDQNLAIAAGCNDFLEKPVDMEKLLIVLQKYLHMQWIYESIESVNVTEEAEIIIPKSDELVKLYKMAKIGDIVGIEQEAQRLKDLHPTYHGFCDRILTLAAEFEDKMIIQLINSAPS, via the coding sequence ATGAAAGTCAATCTGCATTTAGTTTTAATTGTTCCCTTTGTCATCCAGATTTTTACGGTTGTCGGATTGACAGGATGGCTCTCATTACGCAATGGGCAAAAAACCGTAGAAAATTTGGTTACTCAGTTACAGCGAGAAACCGGCGATCGCATTCAACAACACCTGAAGAGTTATTTACGCACCCCTTATCTGGTGAATCAAAATATTTTAGATGCCATAGATTTAGGTTACCTGAATATAGACAATCCTCGCAGTATGGAACGCTATTTCTGGAAACAAATTCATAATTTTCCCAGTGTAAGCTATATCCTAGTAGGTAATGAAGAGGGAGAATTTTATGGATGGGAGCGGCTGCATGAAGGCGGCTTTAATATTGATATTTCCGATACTTTAACCGGTTATGCCATGAACACCTATGCAACCGATAAGCAAGGTAGACGAACCGAAGAATTATTGCATTCCAATCCAGACTACGATCCCCGTCTTCGTCCTTGGTATGTTGCTCCTGCAACTCAAGAACGATCGACTTGGAGTAATATTTATACTTACTTTACATATCCTCGTTTAGCTCTTACCATTGGAACTCCTATTTATGACCAAGAAAATCAGTTGAAAGGAGTGATTGGTACCAATCTGATCTTATTGGATATTAACCAATTCCTTAGTCAGTTGAAAATTGGTCAGTCTGGACAAGCATTTATTTTAGAACGATCTGGATTTTTAGTTGCAACTTCAACTGAAGAAGCCCTTTTTCTACCTTCTACTGGAAAGGAGGAGTTAAAACGCTTGATGGCAACGAATAGTCAAGATTTCATGACCCAAGAAACGACCCATTTCTTAACCGGTAATTTTGGTGATTTATCGAATATTAGTCAAGGCGAACAACTGTTTTTCAAGATTGAGGGAGAACGAAACTTTGTAGATGTAATTCCTTATCAAGATGAGTTTGGGTTAGATTGGTTGATTGTGATTGTGGTTCCAGAATCCGATTTCATGAGGCAAATCAATACCAATACCCGGACAACTATTTGGCTTTGTTTCGCTGCATTAGGGATAGCAACACTCTTAGGAATTTATACGTCTCGTTGGATTTCTCAACCGGTTTTACGTCTAGTCGAATCATCCGAAGCCATGGCTAAAGGAAATTTATCTCAGCAAGTCAAGGGAGGACATATTACTGAATTAAAAATTTTAGCCCAAACCTTTAATCAAATGGCAGTTCAGTTAAAAGAATCCTTTGATACTCTAGAGCAACGAGTAGAAGAGCGGACAACAGCCTTACGCTTGAGTAAAGAACGCTTACAATTGGTACATGAAAGTGTAAATGATGGGATTTGGTACTGGAAGATTGCTTTAAATGAAGTTTATTTGTCTCCCCGTTGGAAAAAGATGTTAGGCTATGATGACTCCGAAATTCCTAATCAATTTTCCTCATGGGAAAATTTGGTTCATCCAGAAGATTTACCGAATGCAAAACAGGTGATTCAAGACCATTTACAAACCACTACAGAAACCTTTCATTTGGAATTTCGTATGCGACAGAAACAGGGAGATTATATTTGGATTTTATCTCGTGCTAAAGTCGTAGAACGAGACAGCAGTGGTCAACCTCTGCGGATGGTGGGGTCCCATACGGATATTAGCGCTCGCAAACATGCTGAACTCGAATTACACGTGGCTAAAGAAATGGCCGATAGTGCCAACCGAGCGAAAAGCGAATTTCTAGCTAATATGAGCCACGAACTACGCACTCCTCTCAATGGTATTCTTGGCTATGTTCAGATTATGCATCGTAGCCAAGATCTTAATCAACATCGTAAGGGAGTGGATGTCATCGAACAAGCCGGTTCCCATTTGTTAACCCTGATTAATGATATCCTCGACCTGGCAAAAATTGAAGCCAGAAAAATGGAGCTGTTTCCTAAAGATTTACATTTTCTTTCCTTTTTGGTAGGAGTGTCAGAAATTGCACGAGTGCGAGCTGAAAATAAAGGGATTACCCTCCAGTTTCTTCCCGATGAAAACTTACCCACAGGAATTAAAGCGGATGAAAAACGTCTGCGGCAATTATTGCTTAATCTCTTGGGTAATTCGATTAAATTTACTGACCAAGGAACGATAACTTTTTCAGTATCTAACCCACAGAGAACAGCAGAAAATAAGGCAAAAATTTGCTTCACCGTCCAAGATACAGGTGTAGGAATGAGTGAAGAACAAATGGCAAAAATATTTTTACCCTTTGAGCAAGTTGGTTCTACATCACGACGTTCAGAAGGAACGGGTTTAGGATTAAGTATTTGTCGTCAAATTGCCGAAATGATGGGCAGTGAAATTCAGGTTAAAAGTACATTAGGCATAGGCACTACATTCTGGTTTGAAGTCGAGTTTCCCATTTCTGACGAATGGGTTAGCTCTGGAGTTCATTTATCCCAAGGAAAAATTATCGGATATACTGGAGATTCAACCACCATCCTTATTGTTGACGATTATCCAGTTAATCGGGTAGTGGTTTCGGAAGTATTAACGCCATTACATTTTAGGATACTTGAAGCCTCAAATGGACGAGAGGGATTAGAACAAGTAGAGCAGGGACATCCTGACTTAGTCATTACAGATATTGTGATGCCAGAGATGGATGGATATGACTTCGCTCGCATAGTTCGGGAGTCCTATTCTCAAGAGTTGCCTATTATTGCCGCTAGTGCCAGTGTATCACTAAACGATCAAAATTTGGCGATCGCCGCTGGCTGTAATGATTTCCTAGAAAAACCTGTGGATATGGAAAAACTGTTGATTGTCTTGCAGAAGTATCTCCATATGCAATGGATTTATGAATCAATAGAATCTGTAAATGTTACGGAAGAAGCAGAAATCATTATTCCCAAAAGTGATGAATTAGTTAAGTTGTATAAAATGGCAAAAATCGGAGATATTGTAGGCATTGAGCAAGAAGCACAACGGTTAAAAGATCTCCATCCAACCTATCATGGATTTTGCGATCGCATCCTCACCTTAGCGGCTGAATTTGAAGACAAAATGATTATCCAGCTTATTAATTCTGCCCCCAGTTAG
- the trpC gene encoding indole-3-glycerol phosphate synthase TrpC produces MHIRRRPPSPTFSISHLQYQVSVPGSEPRNILEKIVWHKETEVQGQREKVSLSDLKRRIETVAPPKDFLAALREGKTQPAVIAEVKKASPSKGVIRENFDPVAIAQSYEQGGASCLSVLTDRKFFQGSFENLAKVRAAVDLPLLCKEFIIYPYQIYQARVHGADAVLLIAAILSDQDLKYFSKIIHVLGMTALIEVHSLEELDRVLSLESVKLIGINNRNLEDFTVDLKTTENLYNDRRETLQNRNILLVSESGLHTRADLQFVASAGAQAVLIGESLVKQDDPQEALATLFPEKHQLQ; encoded by the coding sequence ATGCATATTCGCCGTCGTCCCCCTAGTCCCACCTTTTCGATCTCTCACCTGCAATATCAAGTGAGTGTACCCGGTAGCGAACCCCGCAATATTCTGGAAAAAATTGTCTGGCACAAGGAAACGGAAGTGCAAGGACAACGGGAAAAAGTCTCATTAAGCGACTTGAAACGGCGCATAGAAACGGTTGCTCCCCCCAAAGATTTTCTCGCGGCACTCCGTGAGGGGAAAACCCAACCGGCGGTCATTGCTGAAGTAAAAAAAGCATCGCCCTCTAAAGGAGTCATCCGGGAAAACTTTGATCCGGTGGCGATCGCCCAATCCTACGAACAAGGCGGAGCCAGTTGTTTATCTGTATTAACCGATCGGAAATTTTTTCAAGGCAGCTTTGAAAACTTAGCTAAAGTTCGCGCTGCCGTTGATTTACCCCTCTTGTGTAAAGAATTTATTATTTATCCGTACCAAATTTATCAAGCGCGAGTTCATGGAGCCGATGCAGTTCTCCTGATTGCTGCCATTCTCTCGGATCAAGACCTGAAATACTTTAGCAAAATCATTCATGTCCTGGGTATGACTGCCTTAATTGAAGTTCACTCCCTAGAGGAACTCGACCGGGTATTATCCTTAGAATCAGTAAAATTAATTGGTATTAATAACCGCAACTTAGAAGATTTTACGGTAGACCTGAAAACGACAGAAAACCTCTACAACGATCGCCGAGAAACCCTGCAAAATCGGAATATTCTGCTGGTGAGTGAATCCGGACTTCATACCCGTGCAGACCTACAATTTGTCGCCTCTGCGGGCGCTCAAGCTGTCCTTATTGGAGAATCATTAGTCAAACAAGATGACCCCCAAGAGGCACTCGCCACCCTCTTTCCTGAAAAACATCAACTACAATAA
- a CDS encoding DUF5340 domain-containing protein has product MQPIPVPSHVHYELLLQLLERQTWVAVEGQSVQREQVHQLIATLRKALAQQRQLEQSCERSNLPVEYRWSLNESIPEER; this is encoded by the coding sequence ATGCAGCCTATTCCGGTTCCCTCTCATGTTCACTATGAACTTCTCCTACAACTTCTAGAGCGTCAAACTTGGGTAGCCGTTGAAGGCCAATCTGTCCAACGAGAGCAAGTCCACCAACTGATTGCCACCCTGCGTAAAGCCCTTGCCCAACAGCGTCAACTCGAACAAAGTTGCGAACGCTCCAACTTACCTGTAGAGTATCGTTGGTCTCTAAACGAAAGTATTCCCGAAGAGCGCTAA
- a CDS encoding DUF7219 family protein — translation MKEQFLYPRSYYHGKFTPDNLVFNANLQEFAQKVSFISALESNGKLSPLESYNRIKNLWEDLNRISQELDIQDLP, via the coding sequence ATGAAAGAACAATTTTTATATCCCCGCAGCTATTACCACGGTAAATTTACCCCCGACAATCTAGTTTTTAATGCCAATTTACAAGAATTTGCCCAAAAAGTCAGTTTCATCAGCGCTTTAGAGAGCAATGGCAAACTTAGCCCTCTCGAATCCTACAACCGCATCAAAAACTTGTGGGAAGATTTAAACCGCATCAGTCAAGAATTAGATATTCAAGATTTACCTTAA
- the rpsD gene encoding 30S ribosomal protein S4 — MSRYRGPRLRVTRRLGDLPGLTRKTPRRAYPPGQHGQARKKKSEYAIRLEEKQKLRFNYGLSEKQLLRYVKKARRITGSTGQVLLQLLEMRLDNTVFRLGMAPTIPAARQLVNHGHVTVNGRPVSIASYQCRPGEEIGVRDRDRSRKLVEANLQYPGLANIPSHLEFDKAKMSAKVNGVIQREWVALQVNELLVVEYYSRLV; from the coding sequence ATGTCACGATACCGAGGCCCGCGCTTACGGGTAACCCGGCGCTTGGGGGACTTACCTGGTTTGACTCGTAAAACTCCTCGACGGGCATACCCCCCTGGTCAACATGGTCAGGCTCGGAAGAAGAAGTCAGAGTATGCTATCCGTCTAGAGGAGAAGCAAAAGTTGCGTTTTAACTATGGTTTAAGTGAAAAGCAGCTTCTGCGCTATGTGAAAAAAGCTCGTCGGATCACGGGTTCCACCGGACAAGTGCTGCTGCAACTGCTGGAAATGCGTTTGGATAATACGGTATTTCGGTTGGGCATGGCTCCTACCATTCCCGCAGCTCGCCAGTTAGTCAACCATGGGCATGTAACGGTTAATGGTCGTCCGGTGAGCATTGCCAGTTACCAGTGTAGACCGGGTGAAGAAATTGGGGTCAGAGACCGCGATCGCTCCCGTAAACTGGTAGAAGCTAACCTGCAATATCCTGGTTTAGCCAACATTCCCAGCCATTTGGAGTTTGACAAAGCCAAAATGAGCGCTAAAGTCAATGGCGTAATTCAACGCGAATGGGTCGCTCTACAAGTGAATGAGCTACTGGTTGTGGAATACTACTCTCGTCTGGTATAA
- a CDS encoding bifunctional class I SAM-dependent methyltransferase/HIT family protein, translating into MKKQTNKYSHLTAIDRKFLSFPARFLAERNLLQGQVLDFGCGLGNDVKLLSQQDFPIQGYDPHYFPTYPQQKFDTIICFYVLNVLFTQEQSNVMMEVSYLLKPGGKAYYAVRRDIRREGFRQHYVHQKPTYQCIVKLPFQSIYIDESCEIYEYVHYNHQRHSDNRCIFCNPRKSLRLLTESATAYAMFDGYPVSKGHVLIVPKRHITNYFELPFKEQSACWFMANKVQEILRKEFQPDGFNVGMNVNPAAGQKMGHATIHIIPRYRKDAGGNRGGIRHVLPKK; encoded by the coding sequence ATGAAAAAGCAAACCAATAAATACAGCCATCTCACTGCAATTGACCGTAAATTCTTGTCTTTTCCAGCGCGATTTTTAGCAGAAAGAAACCTACTTCAAGGGCAGGTCTTGGACTTCGGCTGCGGATTGGGGAATGATGTTAAACTCTTATCTCAACAAGATTTCCCTATTCAAGGCTACGATCCTCATTATTTCCCTACATATCCTCAGCAGAAATTTGACACAATTATTTGCTTTTATGTTCTCAATGTTTTATTTACTCAAGAGCAGTCTAATGTAATGATGGAAGTCTCTTATCTCTTAAAACCGGGCGGAAAAGCCTATTATGCTGTCAGACGGGATATTAGAAGAGAGGGCTTTCGGCAACATTATGTACATCAAAAACCAACTTATCAATGTATTGTAAAGCTGCCATTTCAGTCGATTTATATCGATGAGTCTTGCGAAATCTATGAGTATGTTCACTATAATCATCAACGACATTCAGACAATCGCTGTATTTTTTGCAATCCGCGCAAAAGTTTAAGGTTGCTTACTGAATCGGCTACGGCCTATGCTATGTTTGACGGTTATCCGGTGAGTAAGGGACATGTCTTGATTGTGCCCAAACGTCATATTACTAATTATTTTGAGTTGCCGTTTAAGGAACAATCAGCGTGTTGGTTTATGGCGAATAAAGTGCAAGAGATATTAAGGAAAGAATTTCAGCCCGATGGGTTTAATGTGGGGATGAATGTCAATCCTGCGGCTGGTCAAAAAATGGGACATGCAACGATTCATATTATCCCTCGCTACCGAAAGGATGCAGGAGGAAATCGAGGGGGCATTCGGCATGTATTGCCAAAAAAATAA
- a CDS encoding pentapeptide repeat-containing protein → MANSEHLALLYRGFSAWHKWKIAYPEITPDLSETDLGGYHLRGINLAGVDLRRANLSRTELEGANLHQASLSGAIASCALLTSACLTQSQAIGTQFKDADLRTADLSGANLTGADLSGANLEGANLRGTSLSGANLMRANLKDADLSDTNLRRANLSYANCLDANLSEAVLSNAVLYHTELINTYLHRADLREANLSEAHLAGAFLWGANLQNADLYHTDLRWTNLTRAHLIRAQLKDAYLQGAILNSTELKRSFP, encoded by the coding sequence ATGGCTAATTCTGAACATTTAGCATTATTGTATCGTGGTTTCTCTGCCTGGCATAAGTGGAAAATCGCTTATCCAGAGATTACCCCAGATCTGAGCGAGACAGATTTGGGCGGGTATCACCTCCGAGGAATTAATTTAGCGGGTGTGGATTTACGACGGGCAAATCTATCGCGCACTGAACTGGAAGGGGCGAATTTGCATCAGGCTTCTTTGAGTGGGGCGATCGCCTCGTGTGCTCTGTTAACTTCGGCTTGCTTAACTCAAAGTCAAGCCATAGGCACACAGTTCAAAGACGCTGATTTAAGGACAGCCGATTTAAGCGGTGCCAATCTCACGGGCGCGGATTTAAGCGGTGCCAATTTAGAAGGGGCAAATCTGCGAGGTACTTCGTTGAGTGGTGCGAATCTTATGAGAGCTAATCTTAAAGATGCGGATTTAAGTGATACCAATTTACGGCGTGCTAACTTAAGTTATGCCAATTGTTTAGACGCTAACCTCAGTGAAGCTGTTCTGAGCAATGCGGTTTTATATCACACCGAGTTGATTAATACTTATCTTCATCGAGCCGATTTAAGGGAAGCGAATTTAAGTGAGGCTCATTTAGCAGGCGCTTTTTTATGGGGCGCAAATCTACAGAATGCAGATTTGTATCACACGGATTTAAGATGGACAAATTTAACCCGCGCTCATTTAATTCGTGCTCAGTTGAAGGATGCCTATTTGCAAGGAGCGATTTTGAATTCAACAGAGCTGAAAAGATCCTTTCCCTAA
- the bioF gene encoding 8-amino-7-oxononanoate synthase, with translation MSNSPYSWLSHSLETIHRANWYRSVQPLEGLPGPIARLKDQEVLNFASNNYLGLAGDRRLIQAATAALEQYGTGSTGSRLTSGHRGLHQQLEASIARLKQTEDALVFSSGYLANLGAIAALAGPRDLILCDEYNHSSLKNGAILSKATVLTYSHGNVEALTEKLKEYRQTYRRSLIISDSVFSMDGDLAPLPQLLDIAQTYDSMLLIDEAHATGVFGSSGAGLVEHFQLDKPELIQVGTLSKAIGSLGGYVAGRSVAIDYLRNRAPSWIYTTGLSPADTAAAQTAIEMIQTEPQHREQLWHNIRYFQDLLARHCPHLTPIALESPIICLPLENPQHALDLSEYLKTQGIFVPAIRPPTVPTSRIRISLMATHQPEHLEALIEGMIKCG, from the coding sequence ATGTCGAACTCGCCTTACTCTTGGCTCTCTCACTCTTTAGAAACCATTCATCGAGCCAACTGGTATCGCTCTGTGCAACCCTTGGAGGGTTTACCCGGACCGATCGCCCGGCTCAAGGATCAGGAAGTGCTGAATTTTGCCAGTAACAACTATTTGGGGTTAGCGGGCGATCGCCGTTTAATCCAAGCCGCTACTGCTGCTCTCGAACAATATGGTACGGGCAGCACCGGATCTCGGCTCACCAGTGGTCATCGGGGCTTACATCAGCAGTTAGAAGCCTCTATTGCTCGACTCAAACAAACAGAAGATGCTCTCGTCTTCAGTTCGGGATATTTAGCCAACCTGGGAGCGATCGCTGCCCTAGCTGGGCCGCGCGATCTCATACTTTGTGATGAATATAACCATTCCAGCTTAAAAAATGGGGCTATACTCAGTAAAGCTACGGTATTAACCTATAGCCATGGAAATGTTGAAGCGTTAACCGAAAAACTGAAAGAATACCGACAGACCTATCGGCGATCGCTCATTATCAGCGATAGCGTCTTTAGTATGGATGGCGATCTTGCGCCCCTACCTCAATTATTGGACATTGCCCAAACCTATGACAGTATGCTGCTCATCGACGAAGCTCATGCCACTGGAGTCTTTGGCAGTAGTGGAGCCGGTTTAGTCGAACATTTTCAACTGGATAAACCTGAACTGATCCAAGTAGGAACCCTGAGCAAAGCGATCGGTAGTTTAGGGGGTTATGTAGCCGGTCGTTCCGTCGCGATCGACTATCTCCGCAACCGCGCCCCCAGTTGGATTTATACCACCGGTCTCAGTCCAGCCGATACCGCAGCCGCCCAAACAGCGATCGAGATGATTCAAACCGAACCCCAGCACCGAGAACAGCTTTGGCACAATATCAGGTATTTCCAAGATCTCCTCGCTCGTCACTGTCCTCATCTCACCCCTATTGCCTTAGAATCCCCGATTATTTGCTTACCCCTAGAGAATCCTCAACACGCTCTAGACTTATCAGAATATTTAAAAACTCAAGGCATTTTTGTCCCTGCCATTCGCCCCCCCACTGTACCCACGAGTCGTATCCGCATTTCTCTCATGGCAACTCATCAGCCAGAACATCTAGAAGCATTAATTGAGGGGATGATCAAGTGTGGTTAA
- a CDS encoding glycosyltransferase family 4 protein translates to MPLQMYHLIAFIVSTLVVLGSTPIVKHLGLKSGKVDNPNGRKVHSRPMVRLGGVSIFLGTLTALLIVWWAGGFGILPPDKEYEVWGVTIGGLAFFAIGLADDLFSLSPFSRLFMQVVVALGAWQVGVQINFLSIPLMGLVTLPDWLSIPITILWLVGMVNAINWIDGLDGLAAGVCGIAAVVMLIVSLFMDQSAAALIAAALAGGALGFLRYNFNPAQIFMGDGGAYFMGFTLAGVGVIGLVKTTAVTAVLLPYLILAVPLLDMSAVIVDRLLNGRSPFIADKRHLHHRLLNAGLSHRLTVLFIYALTLWVGSLALAFSGIPSGYGYAAGATALLIYTIWKAKQQTAKSQ, encoded by the coding sequence ATGCCTTTACAGATGTACCATCTGATTGCCTTCATTGTCTCCACTTTGGTTGTCCTTGGGAGTACCCCCATCGTCAAGCATCTTGGCTTGAAAAGTGGGAAAGTTGATAATCCCAATGGACGCAAAGTTCACTCCCGACCTATGGTGCGCTTGGGAGGAGTTTCGATTTTTCTGGGTACGCTCACTGCTCTATTAATTGTCTGGTGGGCGGGCGGATTTGGAATTTTACCCCCCGATAAAGAATACGAAGTGTGGGGGGTAACCATTGGCGGTTTAGCCTTTTTTGCGATCGGTTTAGCCGACGATCTCTTTAGTTTGTCCCCCTTCTCCCGCTTGTTTATGCAAGTGGTGGTTGCCCTCGGTGCATGGCAGGTGGGCGTACAAATCAACTTTTTAAGCATTCCCTTGATGGGATTAGTGACTCTGCCGGATTGGCTCAGTATTCCGATTACCATTTTGTGGTTAGTGGGCATGGTCAATGCTATTAACTGGATTGATGGCTTAGATGGTTTGGCTGCCGGAGTCTGTGGTATCGCGGCAGTGGTGATGCTGATTGTGAGCTTGTTTATGGATCAATCGGCTGCTGCTTTGATTGCGGCTGCTCTAGCGGGTGGAGCGCTTGGTTTTCTCCGCTATAATTTCAATCCTGCCCAGATTTTTATGGGGGATGGGGGAGCCTATTTTATGGGCTTTACCTTGGCAGGGGTGGGCGTGATTGGATTGGTGAAAACCACAGCAGTAACGGCAGTATTGTTACCCTATCTGATCTTGGCTGTTCCCCTATTGGATATGTCAGCCGTCATTGTCGATCGCCTGCTCAATGGGCGATCGCCGTTTATCGCCGATAAGCGCCACCTCCATCACCGCCTCCTGAATGCGGGCTTATCCCATCGGTTAACGGTTTTGTTTATCTATGCCCTGACCCTCTGGGTCGGCTCTCTTGCTCTTGCTTTTTCGGGTATTCCCAGTGGCTATGGCTACGCTGCTGGTGCAACGGCTCTGTTGATCTACACCATTTGGAAAGCCAAACAACAAACGGCAAAATCGCAATAA
- the glyA gene encoding serine hydroxymethyltransferase, with amino-acid sequence MSQTNLSNLDLLNQTDPTVTELLQKELGRQREHLELIASENFASPAVMAAQGSVLTNKYAEGLPQKRYYGGCEFVDQIEQLAIDRAKQLFGAANVNVQPHSGAQANFAVFLALLEPGDTILGMDLSHGGHLTHGSPVNVSGKWFKVVQYGVNQETERLDFDKIREIALEHKPKMIICGYSAYPRIIDFEKFRAIADEIGAYLLADIAHIAGLVATGHHPNPLPHCHVVTTTTHKTLRGPRGGLIMTNDNKLGKAFNKAVFPGTQGGPLEHVIAAKAVAFGEALQPAFKDYSGQVIKNATALAKQLQNRGLKIVSGGTDNHLMLVDLRSVNMTGKQADQLVSTVNITANKNTVPFDPESPFVTSGLRLGSPAMTTRGMGEAEFTEIGNIISDLLINPEDEAIRQECKQRVATLCDRFPLYPHLEIRTPALV; translated from the coding sequence GTGAGTCAAACGAATCTATCCAACCTAGACTTGTTAAACCAAACTGACCCCACCGTTACCGAATTGCTACAGAAAGAACTGGGACGGCAGCGGGAACACTTGGAACTTATTGCCAGTGAGAACTTCGCTTCACCTGCGGTTATGGCAGCCCAAGGCTCAGTGCTGACGAATAAATATGCAGAAGGACTACCCCAAAAGCGCTATTACGGGGGCTGTGAATTTGTGGACCAAATCGAACAACTAGCCATTGACCGAGCCAAGCAGCTCTTTGGTGCGGCGAATGTCAATGTCCAACCCCATTCTGGTGCCCAAGCGAATTTTGCCGTCTTCCTCGCCCTGCTAGAACCTGGAGATACCATTTTAGGTATGGATCTCTCCCATGGTGGTCATTTAACCCATGGATCGCCAGTGAATGTCTCGGGTAAATGGTTTAAGGTTGTCCAATATGGGGTAAATCAGGAAACTGAACGCCTGGATTTTGACAAAATTCGGGAAATTGCCCTAGAGCATAAACCCAAAATGATTATCTGTGGCTATTCTGCCTACCCGAGAATTATAGACTTTGAAAAATTCCGGGCGATCGCCGATGAAATTGGAGCTTACTTACTGGCTGATATTGCCCATATTGCCGGTTTAGTTGCGACGGGACACCACCCCAACCCCCTTCCCCATTGCCATGTGGTTACCACCACCACCCACAAAACCCTGCGCGGCCCCAGGGGTGGGTTAATTATGACCAATGATAATAAATTGGGCAAAGCCTTCAATAAAGCGGTCTTCCCTGGAACCCAAGGGGGTCCCCTAGAGCATGTGATTGCGGCTAAAGCAGTAGCCTTTGGAGAAGCCTTACAACCAGCGTTTAAGGACTATTCTGGGCAAGTGATCAAAAACGCAACAGCTCTAGCCAAACAACTACAAAACCGAGGGCTGAAAATCGTTTCTGGAGGTACAGATAACCATTTAATGCTGGTGGATCTGCGCTCTGTTAACATGACCGGTAAACAGGCCGATCAATTGGTCAGTACGGTTAATATTACTGCCAATAAAAATACCGTTCCCTTCGATCCCGAATCCCCCTTTGTCACCAGTGGGCTGCGCTTAGGCTCCCCTGCAATGACCACGCGGGGCATGGGAGAAGCAGAGTTTACGGAAATTGGCAATATTATTAGTGACTTGCTCATCAATCCAGAGGATGAAGCAATTCGTCAAGAGTGTAAACAAAGAGTGGCCACTCTGTGCGATCGCTTCCCCCTCTATCCTCACCTGGAAATTCGGACTCCTGCCCTGGTGTGA